The DNA sequence TGAATTTAATAAAGgagaatagaaaagaatgaaTTTAGTAAAGCGAAAGGGAAAATAAGCCTTTCGAtctaaaatattgaaaaaaaggcaaaaagaaaaaagcataaAGGTGGGTGTAAAATGTGCCCTagcaaagagaaagaaaggtttacccaacaaaaaacaaagggtggagggtggagggtggagggtggagggtggagggtggggATGGAATCAATGATGTGAAATcgatataaaatattaaaaaaaggcaaaaagaaaaaagcagaCTGGTGAGTGTAAAGTGTGCCctgggaaagagaaagaaaggctTACCCAACAAAAACAAAGGAAGGGAGGGATGGAACCAATGATGTGAAAGGCTTATTCCGGCCTGGAGCTTGGtggtccaaattttttttttttttttttgctgcatACATAGTTAAGGGAGCAGATTAAATagattttgttttattgtacAAATTGTGCAAGATCAATGGTGATTAGATTCGTTAAATTTAATGACAGATACAAAGGACAAAGATATGATAAATTGATTACTATAGAAGAGTTCAGGCTTCTCCATAGAAACCTTCAATGATcataataatttctttttctgcTAACAAATGACCATAACAATCTCACCTAATGACAATAATTGGTAAAACAATTAGACACACGAgacaagaagatggaagatgaaTGGCCAGAGTTGAAAGATGTAACGATCAACACGATCCAATTATATCTTGTGGATTACATTCTTTACTAGGTTATTGAGTTGGCAACTCCAAAGGAAGTATTGGCTAAGCTAGAGAGTATATATAAGTCCAAGTCACTGACAAaccaattattttttaagaaacaattttattgCCTTCATTGTTAGAAGGAGCGAAATTTGAGGTGCATTCATGGTGCAGTGAATCAAGTAGCTAGGTGGTGCTTAAGTTGTTTATAACATATACATGCAAAATCTATTTTTGGACAACCAGTTGAATCGGGTGGATCCATAATAGTGTGAGGATGATCCATATCTTCGTTATGATCCATAATAGTGTGAGAATTTTTTATAACTGCTACATAGTGGCTAAGCAagagggggggggttggggaagGAAAGAGATGCTCCTTTAAGGCACAAGCTGAAGATAAAAGAATTGAACTTGTGACTTCCTAAGACCCTACACTCTATTGGCAAGGCATCATGACTAATTGAATAAGAAGTTATTTTCACATGGCATGATAATATTGAATATTTATGTAATTtacagaaaaaataattttttggatCGAGTTTCCTTCATCCATCTTTACCATGGCCATTGGTATCATTGAATCGCATCAGGGAgctaatttcaatttcataaataaaaggtGAGAGTGTAATGATAACTCAATACTCAATCATGGGATAACTATGACCTTTGAAAAGAAATTTTACTTTCTCTATAGGTAAAGGGAGGCCTATAATTTTATTAATGCACTAAGATATTAATGATTGAGTCTTGATGTGAAATTTGAAGTATATAGAATGGCCAATCTAGAACATGGTTAAATTAGTCACAGTATATTTGATTGTCAATGGTCAATGTATGGAAGAAACTTTCATGGGTGGACTGACCcctcaactttttttttggtaaggacaTATACCTTACCTTAATTTTACTTGAAAGTACTATAAATAATAGAGCTAATGCCAACATGGGTCCACTTGCTCCTAAGTGTTTTCCAACAGAAGAAACAAAAGGGTTAGTAGGGAAGCATTATTCTTAGAGATGATGATGTGATAAAATCAGGTGTCAATATTCCATGATAGTTACACAACAGATCTGGGTTTGGATAGGTTAAGCATAATCGTGCTATTGTTTGGACTTCATTTGTAtacaagaatgagaaaaatattcattaaaaaaaaagaaaagcaaaaatgaGAAAAGAGTATGTTAGAGTAAGTCAACAATTGTAGGTATTGTTAGTGTAAGTCGGTGATGTTAATGTAAGTCAATAATTGTAGGTAGTGTTAATGTAAGCCGGTGATTATAGGAGTAGATTCCATTGCAATGTATGTTCTCTGGACCTATATATAGGTCTACTCTCTTGTACAAATAATATATGGAAATACAATATTGAAATACAAAAATGTCTCCTTCATATTATTTCTATCAGAGTTCACCATAAGACTAGCGTGGTATTTTCTTTCTATACATCACCATTAGTGTGATGTGAGAGATTCTTCTCGACACTAAGCAAGTAGGTTATCTACACACTctcacaatatatatatatatatatatttattatttttatctcatcaaaaagaaaaaatataataactCATGTGAAAGAACGTAGTATATCCCTTAAGTTTAGAAAACTTTTTctataaaaaagaataacaGATCGCTACCTAGTCTTTACATAGTGCGAAGCCAAATgacaacacacacacaaaggGCATCATTATGAATGGAGTTCTGTAATTTCAATGGACAATAATTTTGCGTGCTCCTATGTTTGGCACAAAGGCAATGCAACTAGGTAGTAATTTTcctcgttaaaaaaaaaaaaaaaaaaaaaaactttattcaAGAGCTTGGTTTCGTCTCCACACCCCAACCAATGAGAGACAGAGCGCAGTCATCGATCAGGAACGATGCGCTGCTCATTTTGCGTTCCTGTGAACACAGGGGAGCGCTCCTGGACAGAGAACCCATCCCACACACATAGAAGCTCCACTTTTCTCTGAATGAGCATCAACATGTACTGGCTCTGCGCCAAGGGTGCGTAGCTCAATTGACGACGAGCAACTCCTCACAATTAATGAGTTCAATTATTGTGGCTTGCTTTAAAAAACGTAAAGAAAAGAAgctattctctctttctccacccCACCCAATTCCATAAATCAAGTCCTtgaccccttctctctctctctctctctgtatctAGAATGAAAGACAGCATAGTTCTGTATCCCTCTCCAGGGATCGGCCATCTTGTGTCCATGGTGGAACTAGGCAGACTCATACTAAAACACTTTCCATCTTTCTCCATTACTATCCTCATCACTCTCCCACCTTTCAACACAGGCTCCACCGGTCCTTACATAACTCGCATCTCCACTGCCACTCCATCCATCTCCTTCCACCACCTCCCAGCCGTCTTAATCTCTCCTGATTCCATCACCTCTCCCCACCATGAAGCCCTCATCTTTGATGTCGCCCGCCGCAACAACCCAAACGTCCACCAAGCGCTTCTCACCATCTCCCAAACCTCTACCATCAGAGCCTTTATCATCGACATATTTTGCACTCCTGCTCAAGATGTTGCAGCTTCCTTCAACATACCCATTTACTACTTCTACACATCGGGAGCCGCCGCTCTCTGTGTCATGATCTACTTCCCAACCATCCATAAGAACACCACAAAAAGCTTGAAAGACCTAGGCTCCGCCCTTCTTGACTTTCCTGGCACGCCACCAATCCCTGCACAGGACATGGTCAAGCCCATGCTCGATCGAAATGACGATGCCTATCAGGGTTTCTTAGAATTCTTCACTCGAATGCCCGAATCGAACGGAATTCTCATAAATACATTTGAATCATTAGAGCCCAGTGCTTTAAAGGCGCTTTTGGCCGGGTTGTGCGTCCCCGACCGTCCTACCCCGCCAATTTACTGCGTAGGCCCTGTCATTGCGGCAGATGATCGAACAGTTGGTGAGCATGGTGAGAAACTAGAGTGCCTAACTTGGCTCAATTCTCAGCCGAATCGGAGCGTTGTATTCCTCTGTTTCGGTAGCTTAGGACTATTCTCTGCAGCACAGTTGAAGGAGCTGGCAGTTGGGTTAGAGAAGAGTGGGCAAAGGTTCCTGTGGGTGGTGCGCAATCCACCCACAGAGGACAAAAGCTGGCGCAATATGGCACCCCCTGAACCGGATTTGGATGATTTGCTACCACAAGGTTTCTTGGAACGGACTAAAGACAGAGGGTTTGTTGTAAAGTTATGGGCCCCACAAATGGAGGTACTGAGTCAGAAATCAGTGGGTGGGTTTGTGACTCACTATGGTTGGAACTCGGTGTTGGAAGCGGTGTGTGCAGGTGTTCCCACGATTGCATGGCCACTCTATGCAGAGCAACGTGTGAATcggatatttttggtggaggagATGAAACTCGCCATGCCCATGAACGAGTCGGAAGATGGGTTTGTGAGTGCTGCTGAGGTTGAAAAACGAGTTAGGGAATTGATGGACTCGGATGAAGGGAAAACTCTTAAGAGGGCGAACCATGGCCTTGGGATATGCCGCCGAGGCTGGGCAAGTGAGGGCGGCTCATCCCGAGCTGCATTCTCCAAGGTGGCCGAGTTGTGGTAATCGTCTGGTTGAGTTTACCGTAAAAATTAAGAAGCTGTAtgtttttaatgaaaataaaactaaatatTAACAAACTCATCACAGTTGGatggttgtgggtttgagtcttcGCATGCCCACTATCGTCCATTAGTTCTACAAAAGTACCACTTGTCGTACGGGAACTTATCGTGGGggttatgatcactaccatggagcttaaaaaaaaaaactaaatattaACAAAATGAAAGTTGTTAATATCCTCCTTTATGGTAGTTCGGAGCTTATCTACCCTATTTATTACATTTATTACAATCTACTTATGGCCTATAGAAAGTACTTGCTTATGCTTTTTCATTGTACACACGGAATTAAAAGTTTggactcttttttcttttttttttttaagtgactGAGAAGTTCCCATGGCCATCCTTTATTTGATCCTTGCATCTACCAATCTCTTACCTCCTAGCAATCCATTCATAAGGTTATGCAAGTCCTGATATGAACCTCATATTTCTGATTCTTGAGAACTCTGTATAAAACCATGATTCATACAAGCCACAACAAATCGAGAATTAAGCAATAACATAGAAATCCATCCAATAATACTTATACTTGGCTCATAATTGCGATTGCAAATAATGATACATGATGCCCCATCTAATAACCTTTTGATTATTTGTTGGTTTGGGTTCTTTAACTTCTAGTAGTTGGAGAAAATGCAATGCAAAAATTGAGTGAAGATGGACAGATTGAAGGGGTAGGTGGTTTGGTGACAATTGTGCTTTTCAGCCTTTTTAAGACAGTCGATTCTCACATGGTAGGTTtacaattttgagagagagagagagagagagagattttcccCCTCTAGgcctgcgtttggtaacgtttttaTTTCGGAAATGACATTCCgtgttaaaaatgaaaatttcagtttctgtgtcaaaatatctttttttttttagaacgaaATTAGAACGATGGAACTACCTTTTGTTGTTTcgtcaattctcgtttctacctcctttttttttcttcacattttgttcaaaaaaaaaaaaaaaaatgaaacacaccTTAAATGCACCCAacgttttattccattttttcgttcccatagaacagaaaaactccaaaaacgtttttCTAAAATGTTACAAACGCAGCCTAGGAGTttcagttaggggtgtcaatcggtcggtccggctgggttttggtccgggttgagtcggtttcgatgtgggaaagttgaaactgaaaccaaaccaataagaaaattctggtttcggtttggtttcggttttggtgcggtttggtttcggtttcttaaatcgatttgtaactgggttggttttggtttttggtccagtttggattcgactttccatacaaatgtatacaaaattatgtaaattttgatttttttttaatgaattttggagtgtttcggtttcttaccggtttggtttcagtttcggtctgagttttgagccggtttcagGTTCATACGGTTTCCggtgtggttcggtttggttttgggatttcaatactccaaaccgaagcgacccaataaggcttcggttcggtttggaccgtgttgttatcggtttggtccggccggttttaccgattcggtttaagaattgacacccctagtttcagTTGTCATGGACTAATGGACAGTATGAGTTTCattcaacaaaaaagaaatggaaatggTAATGCATCGAGGGCCTTATATCTATCCATTATGGATTCAAATATCGCTATTGAATCAGCCGATTCATTTTGATCGGTTTGTATTGATGGAAGACTTTTTTATTAAGGgagaatttatcaaaaaaaaatccactattcaatatttatgttttaaattttGTATATTAATCATGCATAGCAATCGGATACAGGTATGTGGATTTGATCCCTGCTCTTTCGTATGCATTTTAGTCATGTATTTTATGTGTGTACTATATGTGTCTATCTAGCATGTGTGATCCTAACTGTTCCATTCATAATGTGTAATTATCTAGGGTTGAAGTACAATTTTTACCGAGTCAAGGTGCCTAGTATCTTCCTCAGAATGCAATCTAACACGAACCCTAAACAATTTATATGGAATCATTTCTGTTTATTAGTAGCTATAGATCTTAAATCCAAATCAAGGTGGTGACTCCCAATCAATAAAGACCGTTGAACTGATACCATTCTTTTCCAAGAAAAAAGTCCACGAAACCAGTGCTTTTCCTCAAAGCTATATTCATTGAGATTCGAATGCtctaaatatttattattttatgtttgTTATATTTCAATTCCTCAAATGTGCCATCGCTGGTCACAGAGGGGAAGAAGGTGTATGTTTTCCTCGTATGCCTACGTTCAATCGTCCAACTCACCCATTGTTGCAATCTCATTCTCTTCGCCACTGCTACACCCACTCTCTCTGTTTACGCCACTCGCCATTGCATGGGCACCatcgcatctctctctctctctctctctctctcaatgtctTCCATATACCATCTCCATCCCACCCTCGATCTCTTGCCCCCACCATTGGGGATATAAATGATTAAGTTCTATTGTGAAATTTGAGATATAccttaatttatttataattactATAAATAATTGAGCTTATGCCAAAATGGGTTCATTTGTTATAGGTTTTtccaagggaaataaaaaacaagaagGCTTTTGGAGAAAGCATTTAGAAGTGCTAATGTGATAAAGTTAAAGTGTCCAGATTTCATGGCTTACACAGTTAGGCAATAGATCTAGGTTTGAATATATTGACCATGATCATGTTATTGTCTGAACTTcatttgtatttaaaaaaaaaaaaggcgtcTAGACTGCATGGTGTTTACGtccaaatacaaaaagaaagaaatgatcgCCCAACCCTagtgaaatgaaaaatctcattCTTGTTAGCTCCCACACAGATGCAAGGCCTACACAAATTGACAATGGTCCACCTcagtttttattgttttttctttgatcATGTTGGTTAAGATGAACTATATTTTTCGTGTATTACCATTGGTCTATTGGTGTTGTGCGAGAGATTCTTCCCAACATTGACATGGTAAAGAACCCTATCCTCAAAAAAGttttttacaagaaaaaaaaaattggggaaatAGGGAGCATCAACAACTACTCCCTAGTCCACTTTTTTTGGAATGAGCATCAATAAATGCACTCCATGCCAACTGTATAGATTAGTTAGCAACATGAAAAACATCATCTACAGTGAGTGCAGTGGTATAGTGAGCATCAGATGGTCGAGACGACCTCAAGACACGTGCCTGAATACTCTCAGCCATCCGACATTCATCGCACCACTGCACTCACTGTTGAGAATAATCACTCTAGCAACATCTCCTTCGAAATTATTACATCATGAGTGTGTAACTCTTACtgttttatccaaaaaaaaaaaaaaaagtgtacccCTTACTGTTCTTATGAACAAtcaatggaaaaggaaaaaacagatATATCTAAGTGCTTTTCCTCCAACTAATTCAATAAGAAGATAACGCGCATGGGGTTGGAAACAGTTTAGGCCCAAAACTGCACATGGGTAGTGAATGCTCGCGCTTCTATAAATTAAGTTCTTCTCCCTTCAACCCCCGCACAAACTGTAACcatcctctcccctctctctctctctctctctctctctcacagagaCGGGGGGGAATGAAAGACAGCATCGTTCTGTATCCCTCTCCAGGGATCGGGCATCTTGTGTCCATGGTGGAACTAGGCAGGCTCATACTCAAACACTATCCATCTTTCTCCATTACTATACTCATCACTCCCCCACCTTCCAACACAGGTTCCACCGGTCCTTACATCACCCGCATCTCCACTGCCACCCCATCCATCTCCTTCCACCACCTCCCAGCCGTCTTAATCTCTCCTGATTCCATCACCTCTCCGCACCATGAAGCCCTCATCATTGAGGTGGCCCGCCGCAACAACCCGAACGTCCACCAAGCGCTTCTTACCATTTCCCAAACCTCTACAATCAGGGCCTTCATCATTGACATGTTCTGCACTGCTGCTCACGATGTCGCAGCTTTCTTCAACATACCCATTTACTACTTCTACACATCGGGAGCTACCACCCTCTGTGTCAATCTCTacttcccaacaatccataaGAACACCACAAAAAGCTTCAAAGACCTAGGCTCTACCATTTTTGACATTCCTGGCACGCCCCCAATCCCTGTACAGGACATGGGCAAGCCCATTCAGGATCGAAATGACGAAGTCTATCAGCGCATCTTAGAAATCTTCACTAGAATG is a window from the Macadamia integrifolia cultivar HAES 741 chromosome 5, SCU_Mint_v3, whole genome shotgun sequence genome containing:
- the LOC122078934 gene encoding anthocyanidin 5,3-O-glucosyltransferase-like, translated to MKDSIVLYPSPGIGHLVSMVELGRLILKHFPSFSITILITLPPFNTGSTGPYITRISTATPSISFHHLPAVLISPDSITSPHHEALIFDVARRNNPNVHQALLTISQTSTIRAFIIDIFCTPAQDVAASFNIPIYYFYTSGAAALCVMIYFPTIHKNTTKSLKDLGSALLDFPGTPPIPAQDMVKPMLDRNDDAYQGFLEFFTRMPESNGILINTFESLEPSALKALLAGLCVPDRPTPPIYCVGPVIAADDRTVGEHGEKLECLTWLNSQPNRSVVFLCFGSLGLFSAAQLKELAVGLEKSGQRFLWVVRNPPTEDKSWRNMAPPEPDLDDLLPQGFLERTKDRGFVVKLWAPQMEVLSQKSVGGFVTHYGWNSVLEAVCAGVPTIAWPLYAEQRVNRIFLVEEMKLAMPMNESEDGFVSAAEVEKRVRELMDSDEGKTLKRANHGLGICRRGWASEGGSSRAAFSKVAELW